The stretch of DNA TATGAAAGTAACCAGGAAAAAAAGCTTCCGCTTTCTTTGTCAGTTTTCCCAATTTTTAAAGTTCTGATAACAAAGACTTGTAATTAGACTGCCTGTCTGAAGGTTTGTCACCCTACATCCATTGTCCTGTCTGGTTTTTAGACACTTATACTCAAGTTTTCTCTGGCTTTTAATTCGCAAAGAGTGATATTAGTTGACTATCAACTCAAAACTCGTGTATCGAGATCAAATTCTCATGTCATCGCCTTCTACTATTTTTGACTGCATTGTTATTGGTGCAGGACTTGCTGGACTTGTTGCTGCCCGCAATCTACAGCGATTAGGTCGATGTGTGCTGCTTATTGAAGCACAAGATCGCATTGGTGGTCGGATGCACGGTCAGTATTTACCATCAAAGCAGTGGATCGATCGGGGAGGACAATGGGTGGGTCCAACGCAAGATCGCATTTTAGCCTTACTTGACGAGTACAACGTACGTCGTTTTCCATCACCATCTGAAGGGCTGAAAGTACTTGTATTTGATGGACAGCGCTACGAGTTTGACGGTTTTTTCCAAGGTTTCCCTGAAGGAGAAGCCCCAGGAGTTAGCGAAGCAGAATGGCGCGATGCTATGGATGCATGGCAGCGTTTTGAAGCTCTTTCGCAAGCTTTACCCGCAGGACACCCACATCGCAATGACACAAATCAACAACTCGACAGCGATACATTTGCAAGGTGGATTGCAGATAATACGCACACTGCTTTTGGTCGCTGGTACTTTTCTTATATGGCTCGTGCTATCGGCTACCTTGGACCTGCCGAACCTCATCAGATATCGCTTTTACACGCCCTTTGGGGACAAAAATCTGCGCCCCAGTCTGAACACCCCGAAGCCGAACTTTTGCATGGTGGTGCAGGACAAATTCCCCAGAAAATAGCAGATGAATTGAAAAATCAAATTCGGCTGAGCGAACCTGTGTTACGCATTCGTCAAGACAGTACAAAAGTTGAAGTTGAAACAACTAAAAATGCCTACACGGCACAGTTTGCAATTGTAGCAATGCCACCTTATCACGCAGGTAGAATCACTTACGATCCGCCGATGCCACCTTTACGATCGCAACTGACACAGCGGGTACCGATGGGATGCTGTGCCAAAATTATGGTTTCTTACGATCGCCCATTCTGGCGGGCAAAGAAGTTGGCTGGAATTGCGATTGGCAATTGTCAGTGGCTTGAACTTTGTGCAGATAGTTCCGATCCAGAAACTGGAGTTGGAGTAATCGCAACGTTTGTCGTAGGCGATCGCTACAGTCGTTGGCGGGCAAAAAGTGACAGCGATCGCCG from Chroococcidiopsis sp. TS-821 encodes:
- a CDS encoding flavin monoamine oxidase family protein; protein product: MSSPSTIFDCIVIGAGLAGLVAARNLQRLGRCVLLIEAQDRIGGRMHGQYLPSKQWIDRGGQWVGPTQDRILALLDEYNVRRFPSPSEGLKVLVFDGQRYEFDGFFQGFPEGEAPGVSEAEWRDAMDAWQRFEALSQALPAGHPHRNDTNQQLDSDTFARWIADNTHTAFGRWYFSYMARAIGYLGPAEPHQISLLHALWGQKSAPQSEHPEAELLHGGAGQIPQKIADELKNQIRLSEPVLRIRQDSTKVEVETTKNAYTAQFAIVAMPPYHAGRITYDPPMPPLRSQLTQRVPMGCCAKIMVSYDRPFWRAKKLAGIAIGNCQWLELCADSSDPETGVGVIATFVVGDRYSRWRAKSDSDRRAAVLSDLAIYFGEEALSPSTYNEVDWPGDPWTGGGYAAFMPPGVWTSFGEALTAPVGRIHWAGTEMADRWAGFFDGAVRTGEAAAEAIQSLLLAGSSQ